A window from Actinomycetes bacterium encodes these proteins:
- a CDS encoding phosphate-binding protein: MKLTRSGRLAKFMAIPAAAMLIAGACSSDDDSGGGTGGVLVISGSSTVEPISTDVAEKFSEANPEVEISVDGPGTGDGFELFCNGETDINDASSKIKDEQIEACEANGIEFIELRIGNDGIATMTSEANEAVSCLAVGDIYGLVGPESQGFETWDAADDLATEVGGNGGLPDAELSITGPGEESGTYASFVELALEDIAEERGEPAQTRPDYQASPDDNVIIQGIQGSDTSFGWVGFAFARNAEGVKVLEVDEGDGCVAPTDESIADNTYPLSRPLFIYVNKAKAESNQALADFVDYYLTDSIKSVSDVGYVDLSSESLTETQERWNSRTTGAA; encoded by the coding sequence TTGAAGCTCACCCGCTCCGGCCGCTTGGCCAAGTTCATGGCAATTCCGGCTGCCGCAATGCTCATCGCAGGTGCCTGCAGCAGCGATGACGACTCCGGAGGAGGAACCGGGGGCGTTCTCGTCATCTCGGGTTCCTCGACCGTGGAGCCGATCAGCACCGACGTGGCCGAGAAGTTCAGCGAGGCGAACCCCGAGGTCGAAATCTCGGTCGACGGTCCCGGCACCGGAGACGGCTTCGAGTTGTTCTGCAACGGCGAGACCGACATCAACGATGCATCCTCGAAGATCAAGGACGAGCAGATCGAGGCTTGCGAGGCCAACGGCATCGAGTTCATCGAGCTGCGCATCGGCAACGACGGCATCGCGACCATGACAAGCGAGGCCAACGAGGCCGTCTCCTGCCTGGCCGTCGGCGACATCTACGGCCTGGTCGGCCCGGAGTCCCAGGGCTTCGAGACCTGGGATGCAGCCGATGACCTCGCAACCGAGGTGGGCGGCAACGGCGGTCTCCCGGATGCCGAATTGTCGATCACCGGCCCCGGTGAGGAATCCGGCACCTACGCCAGCTTCGTCGAGCTCGCGCTGGAGGACATTGCCGAGGAACGTGGCGAGCCTGCACAGACCCGTCCCGACTACCAGGCCTCCCCTGACGACAACGTGATCATCCAGGGCATCCAGGGCTCGGACACCAGCTTCGGCTGGGTCGGCTTCGCCTTCGCCCGTAACGCCGAGGGAGTCAAGGTGCTCGAGGTCGACGAGGGTGACGGCTGCGTCGCCCCCACCGACGAGTCCATCGCCGACAACACCTACCCCCTCAGCCGACCGCTGTTCATCTACGTGAACAAGGCCAAGGCCGAGTCCAACCAGGCACTGGCCGACTTCGTCGACTACTACCTCACCGACTCGATCAAGTCGGTGTCCGACGTCGGCTACGTCGATCTGTCCAGCGAGTCCCTGACCGAAACCCAGGAGCGGTGGAACAGCCGCACCACGGGCGCAGCCTGA
- the pstC gene encoding phosphate ABC transporter permease subunit PstC: MSDLGLREHKRLTVSDLVGDKKRTRAENTARRILLAAALTSVVISAAIILSLAGEAWTFISQVELSALWSDGWFPRRGMYDLRTIIVGSLLVTVVAMLVAVPLGLGAAIYLSEYAPPRVRKILKPTIEILAGIPSVVLGFFALSFISPELVQRIFASADFFSMAAAGIAVGILVIPLVATISEDAMRSVPNSLREASYGVGARKITTTVKVVIPAAVSGLVAAFIVAVSRAIGETMVVFLAAGATGGSLFTVDVLGPGQTMTAAMASQAAGTDQVKGEALTFQSLFFVGMLLFLFTLGLNLAADRFVRKVRHAY, from the coding sequence ATGTCCGACCTAGGCCTGCGTGAGCACAAACGCCTCACGGTGAGCGACCTCGTCGGCGACAAGAAGCGGACCCGGGCCGAGAACACGGCCCGCCGCATCCTCCTCGCGGCGGCGCTCACCTCCGTGGTGATCAGCGCCGCGATCATCCTTTCCCTCGCAGGCGAGGCCTGGACCTTCATCTCCCAGGTGGAGCTTTCCGCGCTGTGGAGCGACGGCTGGTTCCCACGCCGCGGTATGTACGACCTGCGCACGATCATCGTGGGATCGCTGCTGGTGACCGTCGTGGCGATGTTGGTGGCGGTGCCACTCGGTCTCGGCGCCGCCATCTACCTGTCCGAGTACGCCCCCCCACGGGTGCGCAAGATCCTCAAGCCCACGATCGAGATCCTCGCCGGCATCCCGTCAGTGGTTCTCGGCTTCTTCGCCCTGTCGTTCATCTCGCCCGAACTCGTGCAACGGATCTTCGCCTCGGCCGACTTCTTCTCGATGGCGGCCGCCGGCATCGCGGTGGGCATCCTCGTGATCCCGCTCGTGGCCACGATCTCCGAGGACGCGATGCGTTCGGTGCCCAACTCGCTCCGCGAAGCCTCCTACGGGGTGGGCGCCCGAAAGATCACGACCACCGTGAAGGTTGTCATCCCTGCTGCGGTGTCCGGGCTCGTGGCGGCGTTCATCGTGGCGGTGTCACGAGCCATCGGCGAGACGATGGTGGTGTTCCTGGCTGCGGGTGCAACCGGCGGTTCCCTGTTCACCGTGGACGTGCTCGGCCCGGGCCAGACCATGACGGCGGCCATGGCCTCCCAGGCGGCCGGCACGGACCAGGTCAAGGGTGAGGCCCTCACGTTCCAGAGCCTGTTCTTCGTCGGAATGCTGTTGTTCCTGTTCACCCTTGGCCTCAACCTGGCCGCGGACCGGTTCGTGCGCAAGGTGCGCCACGCCTACTGA
- the pstA gene encoding phosphate ABC transporter permease PstA codes for MSVISTPAGVGPTAATHKVNKALKSGRGDVSGTVFMIIMLVSLLMSVVILAVLVVDMLVLAEPVITTRFGDFITGTLKSKPEASGISQGLKGTFWIGVFTVVISFPLGIAAAIYLEEYAHHESKLARFIDLNIRNLAGVPSVVYGILGFTLFVKAMGSITGPESQGKSVISAGLTLAILVLPIVIITAAEAIRAVPNELREAGFGVGATRWEVVRHHVLPYAAPGVLTGTVLALARALGEAAPLILVGASTGFLSSGGGFFDVTSLQERFTALPMIITSWAKKPANLGWDEVAGAAVIVLLAVVLVANTAAILLRNRFEKKRQ; via the coding sequence ATGAGCGTCATTTCCACACCTGCCGGCGTCGGGCCGACCGCAGCGACCCACAAGGTCAACAAGGCCCTCAAGTCCGGCCGCGGCGATGTCAGCGGCACCGTGTTCATGATCATCATGCTGGTGTCGTTGCTGATGTCAGTGGTGATCCTCGCAGTCCTCGTGGTCGACATGCTGGTGCTCGCCGAGCCGGTGATCACCACCCGGTTCGGTGACTTCATCACGGGCACGCTCAAGTCCAAGCCCGAGGCCTCTGGCATCAGCCAGGGCCTCAAGGGAACGTTCTGGATCGGCGTGTTCACCGTGGTGATCTCGTTCCCGCTGGGCATCGCGGCGGCTATCTACCTCGAGGAGTACGCCCACCACGAGAGCAAGCTGGCGCGTTTCATCGACCTCAACATCCGCAACCTCGCCGGCGTCCCGTCGGTGGTGTACGGAATCCTGGGCTTCACGCTCTTCGTGAAGGCGATGGGGAGCATCACCGGGCCCGAGTCACAGGGCAAGAGCGTGATCTCAGCCGGCCTCACACTTGCGATCCTGGTGCTGCCGATCGTGATCATCACCGCTGCGGAGGCCATCCGGGCGGTTCCCAACGAGCTCCGCGAGGCCGGGTTCGGCGTGGGAGCGACCCGCTGGGAGGTCGTACGCCACCACGTTCTGCCCTACGCCGCCCCCGGAGTTCTCACCGGCACCGTGCTTGCGCTCGCCCGGGCGCTGGGAGAGGCCGCTCCGCTGATCCTGGTCGGAGCATCGACCGGGTTTCTCTCCTCAGGTGGTGGCTTCTTCGACGTCACGTCGCTGCAGGAGCGGTTCACGGCACTGCCGATGATCATCACCAGCTGGGCGAAGAAGCCCGCCAACCTCGGTTGGGACGAGGTGGCGGGCGCGGCGGTCATCGTGCTGCTGGCCGTGGTTCTCGTGGCCAACACGGCCGCAATCCTGTTGCGCAACCGCTTCGAGAAGAAGAGGCAGTAG
- a CDS encoding phosphate ABC transporter ATP-binding protein, whose product MHTAPRRNAVVSTGESELVSEPSVAVEPEVLADREVVFELRELDVYYGEFKAVRDVTMDVHRHEITAFIGPSGCGKTTVLRCLNRMNDLIETARVDGTISYHGVNLYDPQVNPVEVRKRIGMVFQKPNPFPKSVYDNVAYGPRIVGKVKKSEMDDAVEKALRGAALWDEVKDRLHESGMGLSGGQQQRLCIARAIATEPEVLLMDEPCSALDPIATAAIEDLMADIKSDYTIVIVTHNMQQAARVSDRTAFFTAEVNPDSDRRTGLLVECDETSLIFSNPTDERTENYITGRFG is encoded by the coding sequence ATGCACACGGCACCGAGGAGAAACGCGGTTGTGAGCACCGGAGAGAGTGAACTCGTGAGCGAGCCGTCCGTGGCAGTGGAGCCGGAGGTGCTGGCAGACCGCGAGGTGGTGTTCGAACTGCGCGAACTCGACGTCTACTACGGCGAGTTCAAGGCCGTCCGCGACGTCACCATGGACGTGCATCGTCACGAGATCACCGCCTTCATCGGCCCGTCCGGCTGCGGCAAGACCACCGTGCTGCGCTGCCTCAATCGAATGAACGACCTGATCGAGACGGCTCGGGTCGACGGCACCATCAGCTATCACGGTGTCAACCTCTATGACCCCCAGGTCAATCCTGTGGAGGTCCGCAAGCGGATCGGCATGGTCTTCCAGAAGCCCAATCCGTTCCCGAAGTCCGTGTACGACAACGTCGCCTACGGACCGCGCATCGTCGGCAAGGTGAAGAAGTCCGAGATGGACGACGCCGTGGAGAAGGCACTCCGAGGCGCTGCGCTGTGGGATGAGGTCAAGGACCGGCTCCACGAATCCGGCATGGGGCTGTCCGGTGGCCAGCAGCAGCGGCTGTGCATCGCACGGGCCATTGCCACCGAGCCCGAGGTGCTGCTGATGGACGAGCCCTGCTCAGCACTCGACCCGATCGCCACGGCGGCGATCGAGGACCTGATGGCCGACATCAAGTCCGACTACACGATCGTGATCGTTACCCACAACATGCAGCAGGCGGCCCGTGTCAGCGACCGCACCGCCTTCTTCACTGCCGAGGTCAACCCCGATTCGGATCGTCGCACCGGGCTCCTGGTGGAGTGCGACGAAACCAGCCTGATCTTCTCGAACCCGACTGACGAGCGAACCGAGAACTACATCACCGGCCGTTTCGGATAG
- the phoU gene encoding phosphate signaling complex protein PhoU has product MTGDELRIEYHQELDNLKSELVRLGAMTAETVGMGTAVLLDRDLAGAQRLIDGDDAIDELSLQLEEECFRLLALQQPMAGDLRMLLTTLRVISELERSADLMVNVCKASRRVYDLEFTPKLRGLIEQMGVEAAFLIRTAIDSFVDADTSLAAALDDIDDRLDDLQISYVEAIFESHQVENLSLRGAVQLALIGRYYERVGDHAVNIGERVIYMVTGWLPESNAAARNALRSANSSAEASLGVVPPPDEAADGESGD; this is encoded by the coding sequence GTGACTGGAGACGAACTCAGGATCGAGTACCACCAGGAACTCGACAATCTGAAGAGCGAGCTTGTCCGGCTGGGCGCCATGACCGCAGAGACGGTTGGCATGGGTACGGCGGTGCTACTTGATCGCGACCTTGCAGGCGCACAGCGGCTGATCGACGGAGACGACGCCATCGACGAGCTGAGCCTGCAGCTCGAGGAGGAGTGCTTCCGTCTGCTCGCCCTGCAGCAACCGATGGCGGGTGACCTCCGGATGCTGCTCACGACGCTGCGCGTGATCAGTGAGCTGGAACGGTCCGCCGACCTGATGGTCAACGTCTGCAAGGCATCAAGGCGCGTCTACGACCTTGAGTTCACACCGAAGCTGCGTGGTCTCATCGAGCAGATGGGAGTGGAGGCAGCGTTTCTCATTCGCACGGCGATCGACTCGTTCGTCGACGCCGACACCTCCCTCGCCGCAGCGCTCGACGACATCGACGACCGACTTGATGACCTGCAGATCTCCTACGTGGAGGCGATCTTCGAGTCACACCAGGTGGAGAACCTCTCGCTTCGCGGAGCGGTCCAGCTCGCCCTGATCGGGCGCTACTACGAGCGTGTCGGCGACCATGCCGTGAACATCGGCGAGCGAGTGATCTACATGGTCACCGGGTGGCTCCCGGAATCCAACGCCGCGGCCCGCAACGCGCTGCGCAGCGCCAACTCCTCCGCCGAGGCGAGCCTTGGCGTGGTGCCGCCTCCCGACGAGGCAGCCGACGGCGAGTCGGGGGACTGA
- a CDS encoding 5'/3'-nucleotidase SurE encodes MRVLVTNDDGLHAPGLSHLAGAAARAGHQVLAVAPEQNRSGSAAAIDDLGEQSSIRCRAKTLAGLDGVEAYELDAPPALCVVAAMIQAFGDPPELVLSGINPGLNTGRSTLHSGTVGAVLTAANFGVSGVAVSIAGHEPTIRNWGVAADLAVQAVDWVRAQDGVSTLNLNVPDLPASQLSEPVLASLARKGAVHTEVLERDDEWIRLGFRETTDELPEGTDTRVTADGHPAVTPITGIRVGEITPEQGARLLVCLAASPRSDANGVGT; translated from the coding sequence TTGAGGGTCCTCGTCACCAACGACGACGGTCTGCACGCGCCCGGGCTGTCGCATCTCGCCGGTGCAGCGGCACGGGCCGGCCACCAGGTGCTGGCCGTGGCGCCGGAGCAGAACCGATCCGGCTCGGCTGCAGCCATCGACGACCTCGGTGAGCAGAGCTCGATCCGCTGCCGCGCCAAGACGCTGGCGGGCCTCGACGGCGTCGAGGCCTACGAGCTCGACGCCCCACCGGCGCTGTGTGTCGTCGCAGCGATGATCCAGGCTTTCGGTGACCCACCTGAGCTGGTGCTCTCGGGCATCAACCCGGGGCTCAACACCGGGCGTTCCACCCTGCACTCGGGAACGGTGGGAGCCGTGCTGACCGCAGCCAACTTCGGGGTGTCGGGTGTGGCGGTGAGCATCGCCGGCCATGAGCCCACGATCCGTAACTGGGGTGTGGCTGCCGACCTTGCGGTGCAGGCCGTCGATTGGGTGCGCGCCCAGGACGGTGTTTCGACACTCAACCTCAACGTGCCGGACCTGCCGGCCTCCCAACTGTCCGAGCCGGTGCTGGCATCACTGGCGCGCAAGGGAGCCGTGCACACCGAAGTGCTGGAGCGCGATGACGAGTGGATCCGCCTCGGCTTTCGTGAGACGACTGACGAGTTGCCCGAGGGCACCGATACGAGGGTCACTGCCGACGGTCATCCCGCCGTCACCCCCATCACGGGCATCCGTGTCGGCGAGATCACACCGGAACAGGGAGCCAGACTGCTCGTATGCCTCGCGGCCTCGCCGAGGTCGGACGCCAACGGGGTCGGGACATGA
- a CDS encoding sensor histidine kinase yields the protein MTAALLAVAVAMTLGAIGGRRSFARLVNRPPAAPPEAVDPPSDQSPLGPMYGLGPLAAAVERIEHGVVVVNGAGEETYRNEAATRLATARHGHALVENCVRRLLADARDGTSQHESVDLFGPPAELFEVSAHPFADGHGTGALAIVEDRSDARRTETVRRDFVANISHELKTPIGALGLLAETLDAEEDPEVVHRLARRMVAEAHRAASTIDDLLELSRIEFADDSDHEELSLDDLIAEAVSRMGNAAEQAGVKLRTDLPSSVVLHGDRRQLVSAVFNLLDNAVKYSSDGDEVEVRAHREPAGTVATVVVEDHGIGIPGRLHDRVFERFYRVDRARARSTGGTGLGLAIVRHVVSNHGGQVELDSLEGRGSVFTLVLPCQPPAGEAAADFSQQEPPR from the coding sequence ATGACAGCCGCCCTGCTGGCGGTGGCGGTGGCCATGACCTTGGGGGCCATCGGTGGACGCCGGTCCTTCGCCAGGCTTGTCAATCGTCCCCCCGCTGCTCCCCCTGAGGCCGTCGACCCGCCGTCGGACCAGTCGCCGCTGGGCCCGATGTATGGCCTGGGGCCGCTGGCAGCGGCTGTGGAGCGGATCGAGCACGGGGTTGTCGTCGTCAATGGGGCTGGCGAGGAGACGTACCGCAACGAGGCCGCCACGAGACTCGCCACAGCCCGTCACGGGCACGCACTCGTGGAGAACTGCGTGAGGCGACTGCTGGCCGACGCCCGCGACGGCACCAGCCAGCATGAGTCGGTCGATCTCTTCGGCCCGCCGGCAGAGCTGTTCGAGGTGTCGGCGCACCCGTTCGCGGATGGCCATGGAACCGGCGCCCTTGCGATCGTCGAGGACCGGTCCGACGCCCGCCGCACCGAGACTGTGCGGCGGGACTTCGTGGCCAACATCTCCCACGAACTCAAGACCCCCATCGGCGCCCTCGGACTTCTCGCGGAGACCCTCGACGCGGAGGAGGATCCCGAAGTGGTGCACAGGCTGGCGCGACGAATGGTCGCCGAGGCACACCGCGCCGCCAGCACCATCGACGACCTCCTGGAGCTGAGTCGCATCGAGTTCGCGGACGATTCGGACCACGAGGAGCTGTCGCTCGACGACCTGATCGCCGAGGCCGTGTCGAGGATGGGCAACGCGGCTGAGCAGGCTGGGGTGAAGTTACGCACCGATCTTCCGTCGAGCGTCGTGCTGCACGGCGACCGCCGTCAGCTGGTCTCCGCGGTATTCAACCTGCTCGACAACGCCGTGAAGTATTCGAGCGACGGCGACGAGGTCGAGGTCCGGGCCCACCGGGAGCCGGCAGGCACCGTGGCCACAGTGGTGGTCGAGGACCACGGCATCGGGATTCCCGGCCGGCTGCACGATCGGGTCTTCGAGCGCTTCTACCGGGTGGACCGTGCCCGCGCACGAAGCACGGGTGGCACCGGCCTCGGACTGGCGATCGTTCGCCACGTGGTTTCCAACCACGGAGGCCAGGTCGAACTCGACTCGCTCGAGGGGCGGGGGAGCGTGTTCACGCTGGTTCTCCCGTGTCAGCCGCCGGCGGGGGAAGCGGCGGCCGACTTCTCCCAGCAGGAGCCCCCGCGGTGA
- a CDS encoding response regulator transcription factor, whose protein sequence is MNTTPRATQDHAETPQPPTRVLVVEDEEAFIDALQVGLAREGFALSVARDGAEAITAFDAVAPDLVLLDVMLPTLSGIDVCRELRQRSDVPIIMVTAKASEIDTVVGLEVGADDYVAKPYRLRELVARMRAVLRRRGGRDTSPVVEAPESVLRGGAVELDIDRHEVRVDGEQVSLPLKEFEVLALLMENAGRVLPRATLIDRVWGHDYVGDTKTLDVHIKRIRAKVEDDPANPRLITTIRGLGYKFIAE, encoded by the coding sequence GTGAACACGACACCGCGGGCGACACAGGACCATGCCGAGACGCCCCAGCCACCCACGCGGGTACTGGTGGTGGAGGACGAGGAAGCTTTCATCGACGCACTACAGGTGGGTCTCGCCCGCGAGGGCTTCGCGCTCTCGGTTGCGCGCGACGGAGCCGAGGCGATCACGGCGTTCGATGCCGTGGCTCCCGACCTGGTGTTGCTCGACGTGATGCTCCCGACGCTGTCGGGAATCGACGTCTGCCGTGAGCTCCGCCAGCGAAGCGACGTGCCGATCATCATGGTGACCGCCAAGGCGTCCGAGATCGACACGGTCGTGGGTCTCGAAGTCGGAGCCGACGACTACGTGGCCAAGCCGTACCGATTGCGCGAACTGGTTGCACGGATGCGTGCAGTGCTGCGCAGGCGCGGCGGGCGTGACACATCCCCCGTCGTCGAGGCTCCGGAGTCGGTGCTGCGCGGCGGAGCCGTGGAACTGGACATCGACCGCCACGAGGTGCGTGTCGACGGCGAACAGGTGTCGTTGCCGCTCAAGGAATTCGAGGTCCTCGCGTTGCTGATGGAGAACGCCGGGAGGGTGCTCCCGCGCGCAACGTTGATCGATCGAGTCTGGGGCCACGACTACGTGGGCGACACCAAGACACTGGACGTGCACATCAAGCGGATCAGGGCCAAGGTCGAAGACGACCCGGCCAATCCGCGATTGATCACGACGATCCGCGGGCTTGGCTACAAGTTCATCGCTGAGTGA
- a CDS encoding zinc-dependent metalloprotease, producing MDNPPDEPAGHSDDNPFEGMGAFFGEMSRMMGAQNQWEQAAQIAAGIANEGHSEANIDPADRIAVEGLARVAELQIANHSGLGFAEPLRVEPMNRSQWARRFLEDQRPMLGGLADSMGRGLSAQLGELGDLGDLGEFGDTPSIPGLGPLPPQMLEQLLSMMGPMLLSMMSGSTAGHLAARALGHYELPIPRPAGQPLAMVLSNVDEFAREWSLPTNDIRLWVCLSDAAHHQVLCIPHVRERLVGIIEEYTRSFTDDPELIERQARELGLDDAFEEGGGDMEALQSLAADPDRLLGAMQSDRQRALMPEAEALVATVEGWVDHVLDSVGANLLSEYSRVTEALRRRRVEAGPQTRFVERLFGLELSQATFDRGGAFIDGIVQRSDSEALETLWDDPEHLPTASELDAPGLWMARVGIEARDVPFDGDFEIPDAPDF from the coding sequence GTGGACAACCCCCCGGACGAGCCCGCTGGGCACAGCGACGACAACCCCTTCGAGGGAATGGGTGCATTCTTCGGCGAGATGAGCCGGATGATGGGCGCCCAGAACCAGTGGGAGCAGGCCGCTCAGATCGCCGCCGGCATCGCCAACGAGGGTCACAGCGAGGCCAACATCGACCCCGCTGACCGCATAGCGGTTGAGGGCCTGGCACGGGTGGCAGAGCTTCAGATCGCGAACCACAGCGGGCTCGGGTTCGCGGAGCCGCTGCGCGTGGAACCGATGAACCGCAGCCAGTGGGCCAGGCGGTTCCTCGAGGACCAGCGCCCGATGCTCGGAGGCCTCGCCGATTCGATGGGGCGGGGCCTGTCGGCACAGCTCGGGGAGCTCGGTGACCTTGGCGACCTGGGCGAGTTCGGTGACACCCCTTCGATTCCGGGCTTGGGCCCGCTACCGCCCCAGATGCTCGAGCAGCTGCTTTCCATGATGGGTCCGATGCTGTTGTCGATGATGTCCGGCTCCACCGCCGGCCACCTGGCCGCCCGTGCGCTCGGCCACTACGAACTGCCGATACCGCGACCTGCGGGTCAGCCACTGGCGATGGTGCTCTCCAACGTCGACGAGTTCGCCCGTGAGTGGAGCCTGCCCACCAACGACATCCGCCTGTGGGTGTGCCTGTCGGACGCTGCTCACCATCAGGTTCTGTGTATCCCCCATGTTCGCGAGCGGCTGGTGGGGATCATCGAGGAGTACACCCGCTCGTTTACCGACGATCCCGAGCTCATCGAGCGCCAGGCCCGCGAGCTCGGCCTCGACGACGCGTTCGAGGAGGGCGGCGGTGACATGGAGGCGCTTCAGTCGCTTGCCGCCGATCCCGACCGCCTGCTCGGCGCGATGCAGTCCGACCGCCAGCGCGCCCTCATGCCCGAGGCCGAAGCCCTGGTCGCCACGGTCGAGGGGTGGGTCGACCACGTACTCGACTCGGTCGGCGCAAACCTGCTCTCGGAGTACTCCCGGGTGACCGAAGCCCTTCGCAGGCGCCGCGTGGAGGCGGGACCCCAGACCCGGTTCGTGGAGAGGTTGTTCGGCCTCGAGCTGTCACAGGCCACCTTCGACCGCGGTGGCGCATTCATCGACGGCATCGTGCAACGCTCCGACTCGGAGGCCTTGGAAACTCTGTGGGACGACCCCGAGCACCTTCCGACCGCATCCGAGCTCGACGCGCCGGGGCTCTGGATGGCGCGTGTGGGCATCGAGGCCCGCGACGTGCCCTTCGACGGGGACTTCGAGATCCCCGACGCCCCCGACTTCTGA
- a CDS encoding PDZ domain-containing protein has translation MEGDGRVQPDGSDDQDALAAPPAAGHRTWRHPSEVGLQGRQRADRSRGFHMVVVMVVLAALVLGVTAVISRSTDSRPQGNPEPFEAATGYALATVEVDTGGATREEVAVIVDHGRHAVTLSSADGPAAESEGERLEDADDIVVTLGDDTTGATVVATDDVSGMVLLGLDQPMGSNPGFGEEMSVGEQVELVHRDGTGRIRGEPMTITDVDSEVLRADDSLATNLLALDGHVQSYGPLTDPSGALGGWVFGVDGNHSVAYKAETIRELVAQMLTTGTSHHGWMGVRAATSTDDMAGAVVLDVKTGSPAATAGIQDGDLIVSLGDARIQSLGDLVDQLDTTDIGSTVTIGLYRGEEQHSVPVTVGDFPS, from the coding sequence ATGGAAGGAGATGGTCGTGTCCAGCCGGACGGGTCAGACGATCAGGACGCGCTTGCCGCACCGCCCGCTGCGGGACACCGGACCTGGAGACACCCGAGCGAAGTAGGCCTGCAGGGACGCCAGAGGGCCGACCGCAGCCGCGGGTTCCACATGGTCGTGGTGATGGTCGTGCTGGCCGCACTCGTCCTGGGCGTGACGGCCGTCATTTCGCGGTCCACCGACAGCCGGCCGCAAGGCAATCCGGAGCCGTTCGAAGCAGCGACCGGCTACGCGCTAGCAACAGTCGAGGTGGACACCGGTGGCGCCACCCGCGAGGAAGTAGCCGTGATCGTGGACCACGGCCGCCACGCGGTGACGCTCAGCTCCGCTGACGGCCCCGCGGCCGAGTCCGAAGGCGAACGGCTGGAGGATGCGGACGACATCGTCGTCACCCTCGGCGACGACACCACCGGTGCCACCGTGGTCGCCACCGACGACGTCTCGGGCATGGTGCTCCTGGGCCTCGACCAGCCGATGGGCAGCAACCCGGGCTTCGGTGAGGAGATGTCTGTCGGCGAGCAGGTGGAACTCGTCCACCGCGACGGCACGGGTCGGATCCGCGGCGAGCCCATGACGATCACGGACGTCGACTCCGAGGTACTGAGGGCCGATGACTCGCTCGCCACCAACCTCCTCGCACTCGATGGCCACGTGCAGTCCTACGGACCCCTCACAGATCCGAGCGGAGCGCTCGGCGGCTGGGTGTTCGGCGTCGACGGCAACCACTCCGTGGCCTACAAGGCGGAGACAATCCGCGAGCTCGTGGCCCAGATGCTCACAACCGGCACATCCCACCACGGCTGGATGGGTGTGCGCGCGGCCACGTCCACCGACGACATGGCCGGTGCCGTCGTGCTGGATGTCAAGACCGGCAGCCCGGCGGCGACCGCAGGGATCCAGGACGGCGACTTGATCGTCTCCCTTGGCGATGCGCGCATCCAGAGCCTCGGCGACCTGGTGGATCAGCTGGACACAACCGACATCGGCTCGACCGTGACCATCGGTCTCTACCGCGGCGAGGAGCAACACTCGGTCCCGGTCACCGTGGGCGACTTTCCCTCCTGA
- a CDS encoding molybdenum cofactor biosynthesis protein MoaE: MVPVTAELAPPPGNEWIGLCPQELDPSAAHEWLVRPDCGAVVVFTGNVRDHAGERSGVELLTYEAWETEAGARLEAVAAELRRRWPEAGRVALLHRTGDVALSRPAVVVGVSAPHRAAAFEAARFGIDAVKAAVPIWKRERWAGGEDWGLDGAELVDPAQVVSATGRAV, translated from the coding sequence ATGGTGCCTGTGACCGCCGAGCTGGCCCCGCCCCCGGGCAACGAGTGGATCGGGCTTTGCCCCCAGGAGCTGGATCCGTCGGCCGCGCACGAATGGCTGGTGCGGCCGGACTGCGGTGCCGTCGTCGTCTTCACGGGCAACGTCCGCGACCATGCAGGCGAGCGCAGTGGCGTCGAGCTGCTCACCTACGAGGCCTGGGAAACCGAGGCGGGGGCGCGCCTCGAAGCGGTTGCTGCCGAGCTGCGCCGGCGCTGGCCGGAAGCAGGCCGCGTGGCGCTGCTGCACCGAACCGGCGACGTTGCGCTGAGCCGACCCGCAGTGGTCGTGGGTGTGTCCGCCCCCCACAGGGCAGCAGCGTTCGAGGCAGCTCGCTTCGGCATAGACGCCGTCAAGGCTGCGGTGCCGATCTGGAAGCGAGAGCGCTGGGCGGGCGGCGAGGACTGGGGCCTCGACGGCGCGGAACTGGTCGACCCCGCACAGGTTGTCTCGGCCACGGGCAGGGCAGTCTGA